From one Syngnathoides biaculeatus isolate LvHL_M chromosome 12, ASM1980259v1, whole genome shotgun sequence genomic stretch:
- the LOC133509469 gene encoding reticulon-4-like isoform X2, whose amino-acid sequence MSITRSGARIGESKSRALSFQLCAAWRSLGFDRPPRVPHSSQLCRRPGEHSTGGSFRCALTALLISKVDLNSASVAETRVSLTRVGQRKMADNEERQVSSSSAFFSDDVHHYQPEQDLYSLDDIVDLVGGAQDALERHMAEDGEPRPFAEPREERQPAPVPQVREMEEEGEGEGEGDEEQEEERREEREQLIPDSTASVPRAPSPPAESDALLLPQPAAQPPVDTHPAPAPASYVPSSPSKAQPQPLMQFPTELEQKGHPPAPISPLSPLHSPDSLEELSLTESPNQPFPIGAGVLQGSFSTQAPAVHSKENPWEDDEDKSGPGYSQNKGELDQLTGPYLSLGKDPGPHILCEDSGVSFSPEEKQISSEPSPVTSQMVPESHIASSNPTDHWDSPCLASQDNTKISMDSFSKDVAAVGSPGYEPELHSNPSDEDDDLMYEVKKNTNPFDGFSPLADSGSYNFGEIKFDHRATKVSESPTPDLVQYRQSEDLQDSPTSFLDERKTFEKDTKAIDSLMQPVSQFSSGLAEEDEDEEEEEEDSALPPSLPDILKSSPLNPDKLDSGSSDGSPEEQSPILERRMMESPNPPINLSANNPFALDAKVSLLQEMADEIEVRVSDKPKDEVKSFGAFDLVKEAEETTPPQVKVEEPVKIEQKDWFSSHVSPKMTEKFEPLDFESKKATTEDSDSESPTADSLSPVLEAMAKNPASFQVEKSNTKVELEEPEVAEEVSEQEVSSEEFEFIERPPKGVIDEFLEALDTSKFAPSKASELPLDEDVTFEEKGAASFSASAPVSAEMAGEVPSQSSYRLLTQKSKAELEKLSVQEAPSHIPPVHSAVRKPEEAAAQKSAEGSKLLKMPSLNISAVADLVYWRDVKTTGVVFGAALLLLLSLTVCSIVSVCSYVGLALLSVTVCFRIYKGILQAIQKSDEGHPFKQYLEREVALSEDMVHKYGDVLLEKINKTVSELRRLFLVEDLVDSIKFAVLMWVLTYVGAIFNGLTLVILAVIAAFSCPIIYEKHQAQIDHYLALINNQIKDVIGKIQAKVPGMKRKPE is encoded by the exons ATGTCAATCACGCGGAGCGGCGCGCGGATTGGTGAGAGCAAGTCTCGCGCTTTGTCTTTCCAACTTTGCGCTGCCTGGCGCAGCCTCGGGTTCGACCGTCCGCCTCGTGTGCCGCACTCGTCCCAACTTTGTCGGCGTCCAGGGGAACACTCGACCGGCGGGAGCTTCCGGTGCGCGCTCACGGCCCTTCTCATCTCAAAAGTGGACTTGAATTCCGCGAGCGTCGCCGAAACTCGAGTCTCGTTGACTCGGGTCGGACAAAGAAAGATGGCAGACAACGAGGAGCGGCAAGTGTCGTCCAGCTCGGCATTCTTCAGTGACGACGTCCACCACTACCAGCCCGAGCAGGACCTCTACAGTCTGGACGACATCGTGGACTTGGTCGGCGGGGCCCAGGACGCCCTGGAGCGGCACATGGCGGAAGACGGCGAGCCGCGGCCATTCGCGGAACCCCGCGAAGAGCGGCAGCCGGCGCCGGTGCCCCAAGTGAGGGAAATGGAAGAGGAAGGGGAAGGGGAAGGGGAGGGGGATgaggagcaggaggaagagcggCGAGAGGAACGCGAGCAGCTCATCCCAGACTCCACCGCCAGCGTCCCCCGCGCGCCTTCGCCCCCCGCGGAGAGCGACGCCCTCCTCCTCCCGCAGCCAGCAGCGCAGCCACCGGTCGACACGCATCCAGCACCGGCTCCGGCATCTT ATgttccttcttctccttctaaAGCTCAGCCTCAGCCTCTGATGCAATTCCCTACAG AACTTGAGCAGAAGGGACATCCCCCTGCTCCCATCTCCCCTCTCTCCCCTCTCCACTCCCCTGATTCCCTGGAAGAGCTCTCTTTAACAGAGAGCCCCAATCAGCCCTTTCCCATCGGAGCTGGTGTACTCCAGGGTTCCTTTTCCACTCAGGCCCCTGCTGTCCACTCCAAGGAAAATCCCTGGGAGGATGATGAAGACAAGTCTGGACCTGGTTATAGTCAAAATAAGGGTGAACTTGATCAGTTAACTGGTCCTTACCTGAGTTTAGGTAAAGACCCAGGACCTCACATTCTATGTGAAGACAGCGGAGTGTCCTTCTCGCCTGAGGAGAAACAAATTAGTTCAGAGCCCTCCCCCGTGACCTCCCAGATGGTTCCAGAGTCTCACATTGCCTCCTCTAACCCAACAGACCACTGGGATTCACCGTGCCTAGCATCGCAAGACAACACCAAGATTTCAATGGATTCCTTTTCCAAGGACGTAGCAGCCGTTGGCTCTCCTGGGTACGAGCCAGAGCTCCACAGCAACCCTTCGGATGAAGATGACGACTTGATGTACGAGGTGAAGAAGAATACTAACCCATTTGACGGCTTTTCCCCATTGGCGGACAGTGGTTCCTACAACTTTGGAGAGATCAAGTTTGACCACAGGGCCACTAAAGTGTCAGAAAGTCCCACTCCAGATCTTGTCCAGTACAGACAATCTGAAGATCTCCAGGATAGTCCGACATCATTCCTAGACGAGAGGAAAACATTTGAGAAGGATACGAAGGCCATCGATTCCCTCATGCAACCAGTCAGTCAGTTCTCATCTGGTCTTGcagaggaagatgaagatgaagaggaggaggaggaggatagtGCTCTGCCGCCATCGCTTCCAGACATCCTGAAGTCTTCCCCACTGAACCCTGACAAACTGGACTCTGGCTCCTCTGATGGAAGTCCAGAGGAGCAGAGCCCCATTCTCGAACGTAGGATGATGGAGTCACCTAACCCCCCAATTAACCTGTCAGCGAACAACCCTTTTGCTCTGGATGCTAAAGTGTCTCTGCTTCAGGAGATGGCTGATGAGATTGAAGTGAGGGTGTCTGACAAACCGAAAGATGAAGTTAAAAGCTTTGGTGCTTTTGATCTGGTCAAAGAAGCTGAAGAAACCACACCGCCACAGGTGAAAGTAGAAGAACCTGTGAAGATCGAGCAGAAAGATTGGTTCTCAAGTCATGTTTCTCCCAAAATGACAGAAAAGTTTGAGCCTTTAGACTTTGAAAGCAAGAAAGCCACCACTGAAGATTCAGATTCAGAGTCCCCAACTGCAGACTCTCTGTCTCCAGTCTTGGAAGCCATGGCCAAGAACCCTGCCAGCTTCCAGGTGGAGAAGAGCAACACCAAGGTAGAGCTGGAGGAGCCCGAGGTGGCTGAAGAGGTGTCTGAGCAAGAGGTGTCGTCTGAGGAATTTGAGTTCATTGAGAGACCACCAAAGGGAGTAATCGACGAGTTTCTTGAGGCCCTCGATACTTCCAAGTTTGCACCTTCCAAGGCTTCAGAACTCCCCCTGGACGAGGATGTGACCTTTGAAGAGAAAGGGGCAGCTTCATTTTCTGCGTCCGCTCCAGTATCTGCAGAGATGGCAGGAGAAGTGCCAAGTCAGAGCTCGTACCGCCTGCTCACTCAAAAGAGCAAGGCAGAGCTGGAAAAACTCTCCGTTCAGGAGGCGCCGTCCCATATCCCGCCCGTCCATTCCGCTGTCCGTAAGCCTGAGGAAGCGGCGGCACAGAAGAGCGCAGAGGGCAGCAAACTCTTGAAGATGCCAAGCCTGAACATTTCCGCAG TGGCGGATCTGGTGTACTGGCGCGACGTGAAGACCACCGGCGTGGTGTTCGGGGcggcgctgctgctgctgctgtcgcTGACGGTGTGCAGCATCGTCAGCGTGTGCTCCTACGTGGGCCTGGCGCTGCTCTCCGTCACCGTCTGCTTCCGCATCTACAAAGGCATCCTGCAGGCCATCCAGAAGTCCGACGAGGGCCACCCCTTCAA GCAGTACCTGGAACGCGAGGTGGCGCTGTCCGAGGACATGGTGCACAAGTACGGCGACGTCCTCCTGGAGAAAATCAACAAGACCGTCAGCGAGCTGAGGCGTCTCTTCCTGGTTGAGGACCTGGTGGACTCCATCAAG TTCGCCGTCCTGATGTGGGTCCTGACCTACGTGGGCGCGATCTTCAACGGACTCACGCTGGTCATCCTGG ccgttaTCGCAGCCTTCAGCTGTCCGATCATCTACGAGAAACACCAG GCTCAAATCGATCACTACTTGGCGCTCATCAACAACCAAATCAAAGACGTCATTGGAAA GATCCAGGCCAAAGTTCCTGGGATGAAACGCAAACCCGAGTGA
- the LOC133509469 gene encoding reticulon-4-like isoform X8: MSITRSGARIGESKSRALSFQLCAAWRSLGFDRPPRVPHSSQLCRRPGEHSTGGSFRCALTALLISKVDLNSASVAETRVSLTRVGQRKMADNEERQVSSSSAFFSDDVHHYQPEQDLYSLDDIVDLVGGAQDALERHMAEDGEPRPFAEPREERQPAPVPQVREMEEEGEGEGEGDEEQEEERREEREQLIPDSTASVPRAPSPPAESDALLLPQPAAQPPVDTHPAPAPASCGLHRWKLNVDRRVADLVYWRDVKTTGVVFGAALLLLLSLTVCSIVSVCSYVGLALLSVTVCFRIYKGILQAIQKSDEGHPFKQYLEREVALSEDMVHKYGDVLLEKINKTVSELRRLFLVEDLVDSIKFAVLMWVLTYVGAIFNGLTLVILAVIAAFSCPIIYEKHQAQIDHYLALINNQIKDVIGKIQAKVPGMKRKPE; this comes from the exons ATGTCAATCACGCGGAGCGGCGCGCGGATTGGTGAGAGCAAGTCTCGCGCTTTGTCTTTCCAACTTTGCGCTGCCTGGCGCAGCCTCGGGTTCGACCGTCCGCCTCGTGTGCCGCACTCGTCCCAACTTTGTCGGCGTCCAGGGGAACACTCGACCGGCGGGAGCTTCCGGTGCGCGCTCACGGCCCTTCTCATCTCAAAAGTGGACTTGAATTCCGCGAGCGTCGCCGAAACTCGAGTCTCGTTGACTCGGGTCGGACAAAGAAAGATGGCAGACAACGAGGAGCGGCAAGTGTCGTCCAGCTCGGCATTCTTCAGTGACGACGTCCACCACTACCAGCCCGAGCAGGACCTCTACAGTCTGGACGACATCGTGGACTTGGTCGGCGGGGCCCAGGACGCCCTGGAGCGGCACATGGCGGAAGACGGCGAGCCGCGGCCATTCGCGGAACCCCGCGAAGAGCGGCAGCCGGCGCCGGTGCCCCAAGTGAGGGAAATGGAAGAGGAAGGGGAAGGGGAAGGGGAGGGGGATgaggagcaggaggaagagcggCGAGAGGAACGCGAGCAGCTCATCCCAGACTCCACCGCCAGCGTCCCCCGCGCGCCTTCGCCCCCCGCGGAGAGCGACGCCCTCCTCCTCCCGCAGCCAGCAGCGCAGCCACCGGTCGACACGCATCCAGCACCGGCTCCGGCATCTT GTGGTCTCCATCGCTGGAAGCTAAATGTAGACCGCAGAG TGGCGGATCTGGTGTACTGGCGCGACGTGAAGACCACCGGCGTGGTGTTCGGGGcggcgctgctgctgctgctgtcgcTGACGGTGTGCAGCATCGTCAGCGTGTGCTCCTACGTGGGCCTGGCGCTGCTCTCCGTCACCGTCTGCTTCCGCATCTACAAAGGCATCCTGCAGGCCATCCAGAAGTCCGACGAGGGCCACCCCTTCAA GCAGTACCTGGAACGCGAGGTGGCGCTGTCCGAGGACATGGTGCACAAGTACGGCGACGTCCTCCTGGAGAAAATCAACAAGACCGTCAGCGAGCTGAGGCGTCTCTTCCTGGTTGAGGACCTGGTGGACTCCATCAAG TTCGCCGTCCTGATGTGGGTCCTGACCTACGTGGGCGCGATCTTCAACGGACTCACGCTGGTCATCCTGG ccgttaTCGCAGCCTTCAGCTGTCCGATCATCTACGAGAAACACCAG GCTCAAATCGATCACTACTTGGCGCTCATCAACAACCAAATCAAAGACGTCATTGGAAA GATCCAGGCCAAAGTTCCTGGGATGAAACGCAAACCCGAGTGA
- the LOC133509469 gene encoding reticulon-4-like isoform X10, translating to METARVDAIKATWRQQVADLVYWRDVKTTGVVFGAALLLLLSLTVCSIVSVCSYVGLALLSVTVCFRIYKGILQAIQKSDEGHPFKQYLEREVALSEDMVHKYGDVLLEKINKTVSELRRLFLVEDLVDSIKFAVLMWVLTYVGAIFNGLTLVILAVIAAFSCPIIYEKHQAQIDHYLALINNQIKDVIGKIQAKVPGMKRKPE from the exons ATGGAGACGGCACGCGTGGACGCAATTAAAGCGACGTGGAGGCAGCAGG TGGCGGATCTGGTGTACTGGCGCGACGTGAAGACCACCGGCGTGGTGTTCGGGGcggcgctgctgctgctgctgtcgcTGACGGTGTGCAGCATCGTCAGCGTGTGCTCCTACGTGGGCCTGGCGCTGCTCTCCGTCACCGTCTGCTTCCGCATCTACAAAGGCATCCTGCAGGCCATCCAGAAGTCCGACGAGGGCCACCCCTTCAA GCAGTACCTGGAACGCGAGGTGGCGCTGTCCGAGGACATGGTGCACAAGTACGGCGACGTCCTCCTGGAGAAAATCAACAAGACCGTCAGCGAGCTGAGGCGTCTCTTCCTGGTTGAGGACCTGGTGGACTCCATCAAG TTCGCCGTCCTGATGTGGGTCCTGACCTACGTGGGCGCGATCTTCAACGGACTCACGCTGGTCATCCTGG ccgttaTCGCAGCCTTCAGCTGTCCGATCATCTACGAGAAACACCAG GCTCAAATCGATCACTACTTGGCGCTCATCAACAACCAAATCAAAGACGTCATTGGAAA GATCCAGGCCAAAGTTCCTGGGATGAAACGCAAACCCGAGTGA
- the LOC133509469 gene encoding reticulon-4-like isoform X11 yields MDAKRVADLVYWRDVKTTGVVFGAALLLLLSLTVCSIVSVCSYVGLALLSVTVCFRIYKGILQAIQKSDEGHPFKQYLEREVALSEDMVHKYGDVLLEKINKTVSELRRLFLVEDLVDSIKFAVLMWVLTYVGAIFNGLTLVILAVIAAFSCPIIYEKHQAQIDHYLALINNQIKDVIGKIQAKVPGMKRKPE; encoded by the exons ATGGACGCCAAGCGGG TGGCGGATCTGGTGTACTGGCGCGACGTGAAGACCACCGGCGTGGTGTTCGGGGcggcgctgctgctgctgctgtcgcTGACGGTGTGCAGCATCGTCAGCGTGTGCTCCTACGTGGGCCTGGCGCTGCTCTCCGTCACCGTCTGCTTCCGCATCTACAAAGGCATCCTGCAGGCCATCCAGAAGTCCGACGAGGGCCACCCCTTCAA GCAGTACCTGGAACGCGAGGTGGCGCTGTCCGAGGACATGGTGCACAAGTACGGCGACGTCCTCCTGGAGAAAATCAACAAGACCGTCAGCGAGCTGAGGCGTCTCTTCCTGGTTGAGGACCTGGTGGACTCCATCAAG TTCGCCGTCCTGATGTGGGTCCTGACCTACGTGGGCGCGATCTTCAACGGACTCACGCTGGTCATCCTGG ccgttaTCGCAGCCTTCAGCTGTCCGATCATCTACGAGAAACACCAG GCTCAAATCGATCACTACTTGGCGCTCATCAACAACCAAATCAAAGACGTCATTGGAAA GATCCAGGCCAAAGTTCCTGGGATGAAACGCAAACCCGAGTGA
- the LOC133509469 gene encoding reticulon-4-like isoform X3: MSITRSGARIGESKSRALSFQLCAAWRSLGFDRPPRVPHSSQLCRRPGEHSTGGSFRCALTALLISKVDLNSASVAETRVSLTRVGQRKMADNEERQVSSSSAFFSDDVHHYQPEQDLYSLDDIVDLVGGAQDALERHMAEDGEPRPFAEPREERQPAPVPQVREMEEEGEGEGEGDEEQEEERREEREQLIPDSTASVPRAPSPPAESDALLLPQPAAQPPVDTHPAPAPASCGLHRWKLNVDRRDVPSSPSKAQPQPLMQFPTDHWDSPCLASQDNTKISMDSFSKDVAAVGSPGYEPELHSNPSDEDDDLMYEVKKNTNPFDGFSPLADSGSYNFGEIKFDHRATKVSESPTPDLVQYRQSEDLQDSPTSFLDERKTFEKDTKAIDSLMQPVSQFSSGLAEEDEDEEEEEEDSALPPSLPDILKSSPLNPDKLDSGSSDGSPEEQSPILERRMMESPNPPINLSANNPFALDAKVSLLQEMADEIEVRVSDKPKDEVKSFGAFDLVKEAEETTPPQVKVEEPVKIEQKDWFSSHVSPKMTEKFEPLDFESKKATTEDSDSESPTADSLSPVLEAMAKNPASFQVEKSNTKVELEEPEVAEEVSEQEVSSEEFEFIERPPKGVIDEFLEALDTSKFAPSKASELPLDEDVTFEEKGAASFSASAPVSAEMAGEVPSQSSYRLLTQKSKAELEKLSVQEAPSHIPPVHSAVRKPEEAAAQKSAEGSKLLKMPSLNISAVADLVYWRDVKTTGVVFGAALLLLLSLTVCSIVSVCSYVGLALLSVTVCFRIYKGILQAIQKSDEGHPFKQYLEREVALSEDMVHKYGDVLLEKINKTVSELRRLFLVEDLVDSIKFAVLMWVLTYVGAIFNGLTLVILAVIAAFSCPIIYEKHQAQIDHYLALINNQIKDVIGKIQAKVPGMKRKPE; this comes from the exons ATGTCAATCACGCGGAGCGGCGCGCGGATTGGTGAGAGCAAGTCTCGCGCTTTGTCTTTCCAACTTTGCGCTGCCTGGCGCAGCCTCGGGTTCGACCGTCCGCCTCGTGTGCCGCACTCGTCCCAACTTTGTCGGCGTCCAGGGGAACACTCGACCGGCGGGAGCTTCCGGTGCGCGCTCACGGCCCTTCTCATCTCAAAAGTGGACTTGAATTCCGCGAGCGTCGCCGAAACTCGAGTCTCGTTGACTCGGGTCGGACAAAGAAAGATGGCAGACAACGAGGAGCGGCAAGTGTCGTCCAGCTCGGCATTCTTCAGTGACGACGTCCACCACTACCAGCCCGAGCAGGACCTCTACAGTCTGGACGACATCGTGGACTTGGTCGGCGGGGCCCAGGACGCCCTGGAGCGGCACATGGCGGAAGACGGCGAGCCGCGGCCATTCGCGGAACCCCGCGAAGAGCGGCAGCCGGCGCCGGTGCCCCAAGTGAGGGAAATGGAAGAGGAAGGGGAAGGGGAAGGGGAGGGGGATgaggagcaggaggaagagcggCGAGAGGAACGCGAGCAGCTCATCCCAGACTCCACCGCCAGCGTCCCCCGCGCGCCTTCGCCCCCCGCGGAGAGCGACGCCCTCCTCCTCCCGCAGCCAGCAGCGCAGCCACCGGTCGACACGCATCCAGCACCGGCTCCGGCATCTT GTGGTCTCCATCGCTGGAAGCTAAATGTAGACCGCAGAG ATgttccttcttctccttctaaAGCTCAGCCTCAGCCTCTGATGCAATTCCCTACAG ACCACTGGGATTCACCGTGCCTAGCATCGCAAGACAACACCAAGATTTCAATGGATTCCTTTTCCAAGGACGTAGCAGCCGTTGGCTCTCCTGGGTACGAGCCAGAGCTCCACAGCAACCCTTCGGATGAAGATGACGACTTGATGTACGAGGTGAAGAAGAATACTAACCCATTTGACGGCTTTTCCCCATTGGCGGACAGTGGTTCCTACAACTTTGGAGAGATCAAGTTTGACCACAGGGCCACTAAAGTGTCAGAAAGTCCCACTCCAGATCTTGTCCAGTACAGACAATCTGAAGATCTCCAGGATAGTCCGACATCATTCCTAGACGAGAGGAAAACATTTGAGAAGGATACGAAGGCCATCGATTCCCTCATGCAACCAGTCAGTCAGTTCTCATCTGGTCTTGcagaggaagatgaagatgaagaggaggaggaggaggatagtGCTCTGCCGCCATCGCTTCCAGACATCCTGAAGTCTTCCCCACTGAACCCTGACAAACTGGACTCTGGCTCCTCTGATGGAAGTCCAGAGGAGCAGAGCCCCATTCTCGAACGTAGGATGATGGAGTCACCTAACCCCCCAATTAACCTGTCAGCGAACAACCCTTTTGCTCTGGATGCTAAAGTGTCTCTGCTTCAGGAGATGGCTGATGAGATTGAAGTGAGGGTGTCTGACAAACCGAAAGATGAAGTTAAAAGCTTTGGTGCTTTTGATCTGGTCAAAGAAGCTGAAGAAACCACACCGCCACAGGTGAAAGTAGAAGAACCTGTGAAGATCGAGCAGAAAGATTGGTTCTCAAGTCATGTTTCTCCCAAAATGACAGAAAAGTTTGAGCCTTTAGACTTTGAAAGCAAGAAAGCCACCACTGAAGATTCAGATTCAGAGTCCCCAACTGCAGACTCTCTGTCTCCAGTCTTGGAAGCCATGGCCAAGAACCCTGCCAGCTTCCAGGTGGAGAAGAGCAACACCAAGGTAGAGCTGGAGGAGCCCGAGGTGGCTGAAGAGGTGTCTGAGCAAGAGGTGTCGTCTGAGGAATTTGAGTTCATTGAGAGACCACCAAAGGGAGTAATCGACGAGTTTCTTGAGGCCCTCGATACTTCCAAGTTTGCACCTTCCAAGGCTTCAGAACTCCCCCTGGACGAGGATGTGACCTTTGAAGAGAAAGGGGCAGCTTCATTTTCTGCGTCCGCTCCAGTATCTGCAGAGATGGCAGGAGAAGTGCCAAGTCAGAGCTCGTACCGCCTGCTCACTCAAAAGAGCAAGGCAGAGCTGGAAAAACTCTCCGTTCAGGAGGCGCCGTCCCATATCCCGCCCGTCCATTCCGCTGTCCGTAAGCCTGAGGAAGCGGCGGCACAGAAGAGCGCAGAGGGCAGCAAACTCTTGAAGATGCCAAGCCTGAACATTTCCGCAG TGGCGGATCTGGTGTACTGGCGCGACGTGAAGACCACCGGCGTGGTGTTCGGGGcggcgctgctgctgctgctgtcgcTGACGGTGTGCAGCATCGTCAGCGTGTGCTCCTACGTGGGCCTGGCGCTGCTCTCCGTCACCGTCTGCTTCCGCATCTACAAAGGCATCCTGCAGGCCATCCAGAAGTCCGACGAGGGCCACCCCTTCAA GCAGTACCTGGAACGCGAGGTGGCGCTGTCCGAGGACATGGTGCACAAGTACGGCGACGTCCTCCTGGAGAAAATCAACAAGACCGTCAGCGAGCTGAGGCGTCTCTTCCTGGTTGAGGACCTGGTGGACTCCATCAAG TTCGCCGTCCTGATGTGGGTCCTGACCTACGTGGGCGCGATCTTCAACGGACTCACGCTGGTCATCCTGG ccgttaTCGCAGCCTTCAGCTGTCCGATCATCTACGAGAAACACCAG GCTCAAATCGATCACTACTTGGCGCTCATCAACAACCAAATCAAAGACGTCATTGGAAA GATCCAGGCCAAAGTTCCTGGGATGAAACGCAAACCCGAGTGA
- the LOC133509469 gene encoding reticulon-4-like isoform X9 — MSITRSGARIGESKSRALSFQLCAAWRSLGFDRPPRVPHSSQLCRRPGEHSTGGSFRCALTALLISKVDLNSASVAETRVSLTRVGQRKMADNEERQVSSSSAFFSDDVHHYQPEQDLYSLDDIVDLVGGAQDALERHMAEDGEPRPFAEPREERQPAPVPQVREMEEEGEGEGEGDEEQEEERREEREQLIPDSTASVPRAPSPPAESDALLLPQPAAQPPVDTHPAPAPASLADLVYWRDVKTTGVVFGAALLLLLSLTVCSIVSVCSYVGLALLSVTVCFRIYKGILQAIQKSDEGHPFKQYLEREVALSEDMVHKYGDVLLEKINKTVSELRRLFLVEDLVDSIKFAVLMWVLTYVGAIFNGLTLVILAVIAAFSCPIIYEKHQAQIDHYLALINNQIKDVIGKIQAKVPGMKRKPE, encoded by the exons ATGTCAATCACGCGGAGCGGCGCGCGGATTGGTGAGAGCAAGTCTCGCGCTTTGTCTTTCCAACTTTGCGCTGCCTGGCGCAGCCTCGGGTTCGACCGTCCGCCTCGTGTGCCGCACTCGTCCCAACTTTGTCGGCGTCCAGGGGAACACTCGACCGGCGGGAGCTTCCGGTGCGCGCTCACGGCCCTTCTCATCTCAAAAGTGGACTTGAATTCCGCGAGCGTCGCCGAAACTCGAGTCTCGTTGACTCGGGTCGGACAAAGAAAGATGGCAGACAACGAGGAGCGGCAAGTGTCGTCCAGCTCGGCATTCTTCAGTGACGACGTCCACCACTACCAGCCCGAGCAGGACCTCTACAGTCTGGACGACATCGTGGACTTGGTCGGCGGGGCCCAGGACGCCCTGGAGCGGCACATGGCGGAAGACGGCGAGCCGCGGCCATTCGCGGAACCCCGCGAAGAGCGGCAGCCGGCGCCGGTGCCCCAAGTGAGGGAAATGGAAGAGGAAGGGGAAGGGGAAGGGGAGGGGGATgaggagcaggaggaagagcggCGAGAGGAACGCGAGCAGCTCATCCCAGACTCCACCGCCAGCGTCCCCCGCGCGCCTTCGCCCCCCGCGGAGAGCGACGCCCTCCTCCTCCCGCAGCCAGCAGCGCAGCCACCGGTCGACACGCATCCAGCACCGGCTCCGGCATCTT TGGCGGATCTGGTGTACTGGCGCGACGTGAAGACCACCGGCGTGGTGTTCGGGGcggcgctgctgctgctgctgtcgcTGACGGTGTGCAGCATCGTCAGCGTGTGCTCCTACGTGGGCCTGGCGCTGCTCTCCGTCACCGTCTGCTTCCGCATCTACAAAGGCATCCTGCAGGCCATCCAGAAGTCCGACGAGGGCCACCCCTTCAA GCAGTACCTGGAACGCGAGGTGGCGCTGTCCGAGGACATGGTGCACAAGTACGGCGACGTCCTCCTGGAGAAAATCAACAAGACCGTCAGCGAGCTGAGGCGTCTCTTCCTGGTTGAGGACCTGGTGGACTCCATCAAG TTCGCCGTCCTGATGTGGGTCCTGACCTACGTGGGCGCGATCTTCAACGGACTCACGCTGGTCATCCTGG ccgttaTCGCAGCCTTCAGCTGTCCGATCATCTACGAGAAACACCAG GCTCAAATCGATCACTACTTGGCGCTCATCAACAACCAAATCAAAGACGTCATTGGAAA GATCCAGGCCAAAGTTCCTGGGATGAAACGCAAACCCGAGTGA